A DNA window from Porphyromonas gingivalis ATCC 33277 contains the following coding sequences:
- a CDS encoding acetyl-CoA hydrolase/transferase family protein gives MALRFITAEEAAEFVHHNDNVGFSGFTPAGNPKVVPAAIAKRAIAEHEKGNPFKIGMFTGASTGARLDGVLAQADAVKFRTPYQSNKDLRNLINNGSTSYFDLHLSTLAQDLRYGFYGKVDVAIIEVADVTEDGKILPTTGVGILPTICRLADRIIVELNDKHPKEIMGMHDLCEPLDPPARRELPVYTPSDRIGKPYVQVDPAKIVGVVRTSEPNDESDFAPLDPVTQAIGDNVAAFLVSEMKAGRIPKDFLPLQSGVGNVANAVLGALGDNPDIPAFNMYTEVIQDAVIALMKKGRIKFASGCSLSVSRSVIQDIYANLDFFKDKILLRPQEYSNNPEIVRRLGVITINTALEADIFGNINSTHVSGTRMMNGIGGSGDFTRNSYVSIFTTPSVMKDGKISSFVPMVAHHDHSEHSVKVIISEWGVADLRGKNPRERAHEIIDKCVHPDYRPLLRQYLELGVKGQTPQNLDCCFAFHQELAKSGDMRNVRWEDYMK, from the coding sequence ATGGCTCTAAGATTTATCACTGCAGAAGAAGCAGCGGAGTTTGTGCATCACAACGACAATGTCGGCTTTAGCGGTTTTACCCCTGCAGGCAACCCTAAGGTAGTACCTGCGGCAATAGCCAAGCGAGCTATTGCAGAGCATGAAAAAGGCAATCCCTTCAAGATCGGTATGTTCACCGGTGCCAGTACCGGTGCTCGGTTGGACGGTGTCTTGGCACAGGCCGATGCTGTGAAGTTTCGTACTCCATATCAGTCCAATAAGGATCTGCGCAATCTTATCAACAATGGCAGCACTTCCTATTTCGATCTTCATCTCTCTACCTTGGCTCAGGATCTGCGCTATGGCTTTTACGGCAAGGTGGATGTGGCCATCATAGAGGTGGCAGACGTTACCGAAGACGGTAAGATCCTGCCTACTACAGGTGTAGGTATCCTGCCTACTATTTGCCGTCTGGCAGACCGAATCATCGTGGAGCTTAACGACAAGCACCCCAAAGAGATCATGGGTATGCACGACTTGTGCGAACCTCTCGATCCGCCTGCCCGTCGTGAGCTGCCTGTCTATACTCCTTCGGATCGTATCGGCAAGCCTTATGTACAGGTGGATCCGGCCAAGATAGTCGGTGTAGTGCGTACGAGCGAACCTAATGACGAGAGCGATTTCGCACCCCTTGACCCTGTAACGCAAGCTATTGGGGACAATGTGGCTGCTTTCCTCGTGAGCGAAATGAAAGCCGGACGAATACCCAAAGATTTTCTTCCCCTGCAAAGCGGCGTAGGCAATGTGGCTAATGCCGTACTGGGAGCGTTGGGTGACAATCCCGATATTCCGGCTTTCAACATGTACACAGAGGTAATTCAGGATGCCGTTATCGCTCTGATGAAGAAAGGACGCATCAAGTTCGCCAGCGGATGTTCGCTCTCTGTGAGTCGCTCCGTGATACAGGACATCTACGCCAATCTGGATTTCTTCAAGGACAAGATCCTCCTTCGTCCGCAGGAATACTCCAACAATCCCGAGATCGTCCGCCGGTTAGGTGTTATCACCATCAATACGGCTCTCGAAGCGGATATTTTCGGCAATATCAACTCTACGCACGTTAGCGGTACGCGTATGATGAACGGTATCGGAGGTTCGGGCGACTTCACTCGCAACAGCTACGTCTCCATCTTCACTACACCGTCCGTTATGAAGGACGGCAAGATCAGTTCTTTCGTCCCGATGGTGGCGCACCACGATCATAGCGAGCACTCCGTGAAAGTCATCATTTCCGAATGGGGCGTTGCAGACTTGCGAGGCAAGAACCCACGCGAGCGTGCTCATGAGATCATCGACAAATGTGTGCATCCCGACTATCGTCCCCTCCTTCGTCAGTATCTGGAGCTTGGAGTCAAAGGACAAACACCCCAGAATTTGGACTGCTGCTTTGCCTTCCATCAGGAATTGGCCAAGAGCGGCGACATGCGCAATGTACGCTGGGA
- the miaB gene encoding tRNA (N6-isopentenyl adenosine(37)-C2)-methylthiotransferase MiaB codes for MIEQIGADSKSAENKQERKLYIETYGCQMNVADSEVVASVMQMDGYSLTDNVDEADTILVNTCSVRDNAEQKVLNRLAYYHSLRKKRRASSRLVIGVLGCMAERVKEELIREHHVDVVAGPDSYLDLPNLVGAAEQGEKAINVELSMQETYKDVMPLKMGGVHINGFVSIMRGCNNFCSYCIVPYTRGRERSREIESILNEVRDLKAKNFREVTLLGQNVNSYRYEQNGRIIRFPDLLAAVAEAVPDMRIRFTSPHPKDMDDEAIAVMARYRNICNHIHLPAQSGSDKMLRVMKRGYTRRWYLDRVAAIRRAIPDCAISSDLFCGFHSETEEDFEATLSLMEEVGYDSAFMFKYSERPGTYAARHLVDDVLEEVKLARLDRMIALQNRLSEESNKRDISKTFEVLIEGFSKRSREQLFGRTQQNKVVIFDKNGHRVGQYIYVRIKDASSATLFGEVVEAPTSEKG; via the coding sequence ATGATCGAACAAATCGGAGCGGACTCTAAATCCGCCGAGAACAAACAAGAGCGCAAGCTCTACATCGAGACCTATGGCTGCCAGATGAACGTAGCCGACAGTGAGGTGGTAGCGTCCGTAATGCAGATGGACGGCTACAGCCTTACGGACAACGTGGATGAGGCGGATACGATCCTGGTCAATACCTGTTCGGTACGGGACAATGCCGAGCAGAAAGTGCTGAACCGGCTGGCATATTACCACTCGCTACGAAAGAAAAGACGGGCTTCTTCCCGTCTCGTTATCGGGGTATTGGGCTGCATGGCCGAGCGCGTCAAGGAGGAGTTGATCCGCGAACATCACGTGGATGTGGTGGCCGGCCCCGACTCGTACCTCGACCTGCCGAACCTCGTCGGAGCAGCAGAACAGGGAGAGAAAGCCATCAATGTGGAACTATCCATGCAGGAAACGTATAAAGATGTGATGCCGCTCAAAATGGGTGGCGTACATATCAACGGATTCGTCTCCATCATGCGTGGGTGCAACAACTTCTGCAGCTACTGCATCGTACCCTACACACGAGGCCGAGAAAGAAGCCGCGAAATAGAAAGCATCCTCAACGAAGTGCGGGATCTGAAAGCCAAGAATTTCCGCGAGGTAACGCTGCTGGGGCAGAATGTAAACTCCTACCGATACGAACAAAACGGGCGGATCATCCGCTTCCCCGATCTGCTCGCAGCAGTGGCCGAAGCTGTGCCCGACATGCGCATACGCTTCACCTCTCCTCACCCCAAGGATATGGATGACGAAGCCATCGCCGTCATGGCACGATACCGCAATATCTGCAATCATATACACCTGCCGGCACAGAGCGGAAGCGACAAGATGCTCCGCGTCATGAAGCGCGGCTATACGCGCCGGTGGTATCTCGACAGGGTAGCAGCCATCCGCCGGGCTATACCGGACTGCGCCATCAGCAGCGACCTCTTCTGTGGCTTCCATTCGGAGACGGAGGAAGACTTCGAAGCAACCCTTAGCCTGATGGAAGAGGTAGGTTACGACTCTGCCTTCATGTTCAAATACTCCGAACGGCCGGGTACTTATGCTGCTCGCCACCTTGTGGACGATGTACTCGAAGAGGTAAAGCTCGCCCGTCTGGATCGGATGATAGCCCTCCAGAATCGCCTGAGCGAGGAGAGCAACAAGAGGGACATAAGCAAGACTTTCGAAGTGCTGATAGAGGGCTTCAGCAAACGATCGCGCGAACAGCTATTCGGTCGCACTCAGCAAAATAAGGTGGTGATCTTCGATAAAAACGGTCACCGCGTGGGACAATACATCTATGTACGGATCAAGGATGCTTCTTCGGCTACTCTCTTCGGCGAAGTGGTAGAGGCTCCAACTTCGGAAAAGGGCTGA